The following proteins are co-located in the Polystyrenella longa genome:
- a CDS encoding DUF7133 domain-containing protein → MISFRQPFRFLIVLTLLFSVAALAGGQLHAQEDEDAVFLPGVLGSYQQEGAEVFERIDSDIAFDWGTQTPDDRLSADRFAIDWNSLILIRQKSPMQFHAYLRGEVEVKVDGIVVLNGKSNEPGWISGEVQELPLGEQEFEVHFAKTSDQAVIKLYWSSDAFALEPIPENALLREEPSRQPWLEEQGHMVADAFRCFNCHASSRSSLSSLDMSAPALQQVRDHVSWEWLVAKLQDPTHENIASKMPNYGFDKNEAEAVAAYLWSKSKPTELLELPELPQPKPDKKKDAAEEPVTVIDPIAEGERVANTVGCLACHQVGELGTVGHYSGPELTHLGSKRTAEWIYTWLEQPEKLHPNHRMPEVLLSKTEKTQVAQYLASLQPGDSENAASGPPEMTDAMIERGEKLIAQASCVSCHDLGKNDTFKPFEVAAIQPNQLNGEISCVGSEGKSNQGSHKPHFGERADGEALDAFLSIAEPAATDDNEELTASFHHSDYTEGERLLHKKNCLACHQRGNDNGLKDLAGKIAANVPGQEGLSEAFVPPSLNAIGDKLLDEVLAKAIAGQQDRVRLDWLAVRMPKFEHSQEESAALLTYLKGHDRIPAAAPATTPIPEVPKKSEEEWFLTGQALVGARGFSCIACHQIGDFQPKKVEPGTRGTDLQGIGDRMRKEFYFRWVQSPIRIIRGMEMPSFNRPKEGVLEAHLPSQLAAVWEALNDPRLTVPTDPSVVEQYWAVAPGEKPRVVRDVFMVQDQDQQIPLVRSFAAGFDNGHSLLYDLSQPQLRVWTVGDFARQRTAGKSWYWDLAGNQLAQFSSAPDFALSIKGDIQLPLMVDDSATRLISYQTTETEVVIEYLTHFQVEGKTVEVRVREQLETASTKANSNDSKTGLKRTFTVSQIPQGGRLLVSIPKIAPGLGNPQVELISNVPQEAISHGKLPTDKDTTESRTWVRLNSSAEEVTGSLLYQCDLKAPALVANLEQNTAVQPTPISTLPGFTGQRLSLPPSLMPTAMTVTASGDLAFTSLKGDVYLARDTDGDGFEDKVILVEEGLAAPFGIYADGDQLLVSHKPEVLRLVDTNGDGRADTREVVATGWGYSEDYHDWTCGIVKDSKGYYYIGIGSDYAQKKRLDNTRKWRGAVLRFDESGNVEPVGTNFRYPTGLAIDAQDRVYVSDQQGVQNTFNEINYLQPGKSYGVLSWQDRDKDLVDTRAAVQLPHPWTRSVNGLFILPEDYPIPELAGEGIGCEYNGRFLIRFNIDEINGEVQGGAYNFSQPDQLSSQENFLGPLSGCVGPDGTIYIGSMYDSGWSGGSNTGEIVKLKPTGSIPNGIKQIRSRKNQFEIEFMRPVDKSLAADPEQYGISTYTRVWQGAYGTPDSGRHQVEIEKVTVADDGKSVILHVPELLASYVYEINCGDLDTSNEEPFWPSTGNYTVNTLPE, encoded by the coding sequence ATGATCTCCTTCCGCCAGCCTTTCCGTTTTCTCATCGTATTAACTTTGCTGTTCTCTGTCGCCGCTCTAGCGGGTGGTCAGCTGCACGCACAGGAAGACGAAGATGCGGTCTTCCTTCCCGGTGTACTTGGAAGTTATCAGCAGGAAGGAGCCGAAGTCTTCGAACGGATCGATTCGGACATCGCGTTCGACTGGGGAACTCAGACTCCCGATGATCGCCTCTCGGCAGATCGTTTCGCCATTGATTGGAACAGCCTGATCCTGATCCGTCAAAAATCACCGATGCAGTTCCATGCCTATCTTAGGGGTGAAGTCGAAGTGAAAGTCGACGGGATTGTGGTCCTGAATGGGAAATCGAACGAACCAGGCTGGATCAGTGGCGAGGTACAGGAGCTGCCGCTGGGCGAGCAAGAATTCGAAGTCCACTTCGCTAAAACCTCCGATCAGGCGGTGATCAAACTGTATTGGTCTTCGGACGCTTTTGCGCTGGAACCAATTCCTGAGAATGCGCTCCTGCGAGAAGAACCAAGCCGGCAACCCTGGTTGGAAGAACAGGGGCACATGGTGGCGGATGCCTTTCGCTGTTTTAACTGCCATGCCTCGTCACGTAGTTCATTGAGTTCTCTCGATATGTCCGCTCCTGCCTTGCAACAAGTCCGCGATCATGTCAGTTGGGAGTGGCTCGTCGCAAAGCTACAGGATCCGACTCATGAGAATATCGCGAGCAAAATGCCGAACTACGGGTTTGACAAGAACGAGGCGGAAGCAGTGGCCGCTTACCTCTGGTCGAAGTCGAAGCCAACGGAACTCCTTGAACTTCCCGAACTGCCGCAACCGAAGCCGGATAAAAAGAAGGATGCCGCCGAGGAGCCTGTGACGGTGATCGATCCCATCGCCGAAGGAGAGCGCGTCGCCAATACTGTCGGTTGTCTGGCCTGCCACCAGGTTGGAGAACTGGGGACTGTCGGTCATTACAGCGGACCGGAACTAACGCACCTCGGAAGTAAACGGACAGCCGAATGGATTTATACCTGGTTGGAACAACCTGAAAAACTGCATCCGAACCATCGCATGCCGGAGGTGCTGCTTTCCAAAACAGAAAAAACACAAGTCGCGCAATACCTCGCCAGCTTGCAACCCGGTGACTCAGAGAACGCAGCCAGCGGTCCACCAGAAATGACCGACGCAATGATCGAACGTGGAGAGAAACTGATCGCACAGGCAAGTTGTGTTTCCTGCCATGATCTGGGAAAGAACGACACTTTCAAACCGTTTGAAGTGGCCGCCATTCAACCCAATCAATTGAATGGAGAAATATCGTGTGTGGGTTCGGAAGGAAAATCGAATCAGGGATCACATAAACCTCACTTCGGTGAGCGAGCTGATGGGGAAGCGCTCGATGCGTTTTTGTCGATCGCAGAACCGGCTGCAACGGACGACAACGAGGAACTCACAGCCTCTTTCCATCACAGCGATTACACAGAAGGGGAAAGGCTCCTTCATAAAAAGAACTGTCTCGCCTGTCATCAACGGGGGAACGACAACGGGCTCAAAGATCTCGCTGGCAAGATTGCGGCGAATGTACCTGGACAAGAAGGACTGAGCGAAGCCTTTGTCCCTCCTTCGTTAAACGCGATTGGCGATAAGTTGCTTGACGAGGTGTTGGCCAAAGCAATTGCCGGACAACAGGACCGTGTCCGCCTCGATTGGCTGGCCGTGCGGATGCCGAAGTTTGAACATAGCCAGGAAGAGTCGGCGGCCCTGCTGACCTACCTGAAAGGTCACGACCGAATTCCGGCGGCAGCACCGGCAACGACTCCCATTCCCGAAGTTCCGAAAAAGAGTGAAGAAGAATGGTTCCTCACCGGACAGGCATTAGTTGGAGCCCGAGGTTTCAGTTGCATTGCCTGCCATCAGATCGGCGACTTCCAACCGAAGAAAGTCGAACCGGGAACCCGGGGGACCGACTTGCAGGGCATTGGCGACCGGATGCGGAAAGAATTCTACTTTCGGTGGGTACAGTCCCCCATCCGAATTATTCGCGGAATGGAAATGCCTTCTTTCAATCGCCCTAAAGAAGGCGTGCTTGAAGCACATCTGCCTTCGCAATTAGCGGCTGTCTGGGAGGCGTTAAACGATCCACGATTGACTGTCCCTACTGACCCTTCTGTTGTCGAACAATACTGGGCAGTCGCTCCCGGAGAAAAACCGCGCGTCGTGCGGGATGTCTTCATGGTGCAGGATCAGGATCAACAGATACCGCTCGTTCGTTCCTTTGCCGCCGGATTCGATAATGGACATAGCTTACTTTACGATCTCTCTCAGCCACAATTACGCGTCTGGACTGTGGGAGATTTCGCACGGCAACGGACGGCAGGAAAGAGCTGGTATTGGGATCTGGCCGGAAATCAGCTGGCGCAGTTCAGTTCTGCGCCGGACTTCGCGCTGTCGATCAAAGGAGACATCCAGCTTCCTTTGATGGTGGACGATTCGGCAACCAGGTTGATCAGTTACCAGACAACAGAAACAGAAGTCGTAATCGAATACCTCACTCATTTCCAGGTAGAAGGTAAAACGGTCGAAGTCCGTGTTCGGGAACAATTGGAGACGGCATCGACCAAGGCCAATTCAAATGATTCCAAAACAGGATTGAAACGGACATTCACTGTGTCCCAAATACCTCAAGGAGGCCGCTTGTTAGTCAGCATTCCCAAGATCGCTCCCGGGTTGGGAAATCCTCAGGTCGAACTGATCTCGAATGTTCCTCAGGAAGCGATCTCGCACGGCAAGCTACCCACCGATAAAGATACAACCGAGTCTCGTACGTGGGTTCGACTTAACTCCTCAGCCGAGGAAGTTACCGGTAGCTTGCTTTATCAATGTGATCTGAAGGCACCCGCACTGGTGGCCAACCTGGAACAGAATACCGCCGTGCAACCCACACCGATTTCCACCTTGCCCGGATTTACGGGGCAACGATTATCGCTTCCCCCCTCATTGATGCCGACGGCGATGACGGTTACCGCTTCGGGCGATCTGGCGTTTACGTCTCTCAAAGGAGATGTCTATCTGGCTCGCGATACCGATGGTGACGGGTTCGAAGATAAGGTGATCCTCGTCGAAGAAGGGCTGGCCGCCCCTTTCGGGATCTATGCAGACGGAGACCAACTTCTCGTTTCGCACAAACCGGAAGTCCTTCGCCTGGTGGATACTAACGGCGATGGCCGTGCCGATACTCGTGAAGTTGTCGCGACTGGTTGGGGATACTCGGAAGATTACCACGACTGGACCTGTGGTATCGTGAAAGACTCCAAAGGGTATTATTACATCGGTATTGGTTCAGACTATGCCCAGAAAAAGCGTTTGGACAACACCCGCAAGTGGCGCGGGGCGGTGCTGCGTTTTGATGAGTCAGGGAATGTCGAACCGGTCGGAACGAACTTCCGTTATCCCACCGGCCTGGCGATAGATGCCCAGGATCGGGTTTATGTTTCCGATCAACAAGGTGTGCAGAATACCTTTAATGAAATCAACTACCTGCAACCGGGCAAGTCTTATGGCGTACTCAGCTGGCAGGACCGTGATAAGGATCTGGTGGATACCCGTGCCGCAGTTCAACTTCCGCATCCCTGGACGCGTTCCGTGAATGGACTGTTCATCCTTCCGGAAGACTACCCGATTCCGGAATTGGCGGGCGAGGGGATTGGTTGCGAGTACAACGGGCGTTTTCTGATTCGATTTAATATCGACGAAATCAACGGAGAGGTTCAGGGGGGGGCCTATAACTTCAGTCAACCTGATCAACTCAGTTCTCAGGAGAATTTTCTGGGACCGCTCTCAGGCTGCGTCGGTCCTGATGGAACCATCTACATCGGCAGTATGTATGACAGCGGATGGTCGGGTGGAAGTAACACGGGCGAGATCGTGAAATTAAAACCGACCGGTTCCATCCCGAACGGGATCAAGCAGATTCGTTCCCGGAAGAATCAATTTGAAATTGAATTTATGCGTCCTGTTGATAAATCGCTCGCCGCGGATCCGGAGCAGTACGGCATCTCAACTTATACTCGCGTCTGGCAGGGAGCCTATGGCACGCCCGATTCAGGGCGGCACCAGGTGGAGATCGAAAAGGTAACCGTCGCGGACGATGGCAAGTCGGTCATCTTGCATGTTCCGGAACTGCTTGCCTCGTATGTTTATGAGATCAATTGTGGTGACCTGGATACGAGCAACGAAGAACCCTTCTGGCCCTCGACGGGTAACTACACGGTGAACACGCTGCCCGAATAA